The DNA sequence TGTGCCCTCAGGTGCCCAGCTGGGATTGGATCTCTCcgagagcagctgagggagagcagagcacctTGCaagctgcaggtccctgccagcccggcagggctcctgtcccatcaacatctgctctgctgcagtctgaAACAGGGCCCAGCATGGTGCCGGGATCATCAGAGAACTGAGGTGTGTGCTGGAATTCCATGGCCTCGCCATGGCGCAGCAGCCCTGCAtttgcctcctgcagccttgctctccagcacagccatggaggCTCTTTGGGCTCCTGACTgttgctgcaggcagcaagggcagctgagctctgcctttggcaCAATCAGGCCTGGCCAGCGCAGGCCATGCTCAGCAATTGCTTGTCTGTGCCTGgccttgctgccagccccggcagcggctgCGTGGCCCCTTtgtggccctgtgctggcccagccatggtgccccagcccctgggcagccccagcccaggccaggagcaTTGCGGCTGGGAAGGGCCCCTGTGCCGtggtgcccacagcagccttggggctctgtgccccatggcctccctgctgggcagcctctgccagctcctgcagagcccctggcacctgtggggctgcacagacagccctgccccgggctctgccggCCTCTGGGCCAGCAGAGAGGCCGGCAAGGGCTGGCCATGGCCGGGAACAGGCCCTGAGCCCcgcaggaggatggagctgggccaCAGCCAAAGTCATCCCAGGGcaaagctgggctcagcagccagggctggcaacggctggggacagaggctggTGGTGACAAATGTCCTgggccccctccctgctctgtccatgCCACCATGGATACAGAGAAGCCTCCTGTCTCAGTCTTCCTTTCACCCCATTGATCCTAAGTACCTTCTAATGCAGTCTGAATAGATATGAAAATAAAGACCCTCCATGACTAAAATACAGTAACACTTTGTCCAAACCCCCTACCCACTATTTCCCCCATCCAACCCCTGGCACTCCTATGGCTTAGGAAtgatgtggccagcaggagcagggcagtgattcttcccctgtgctgggcactggttgggtggcatcttgagtgctgtgtccagttctgggcgCCCCAATtaaggaaggacatggaggggctcaagtgagtccagagaagggcaaaaatGCTGGTGTGGGGTATGGAGCACAGTTCCTGTAAGAAGTGACCTGCTGAGGGAGGTGGGGTTGTTTattctggagaagagaagattTAGGGGAGGCAAGGTAGTGTCAGGGAACATGTTGTacttgatgatctccaaggtcttttccaaccttgctgattctgggattctttgAAACCACCCTGGGAGCAGTGTCAGGATGAGCCCTGGGCCTCCTGttcagaagctccagcagcccaggtgcctcagcttctcctgccagccccaaagcccatcctgtcagtcctgcagagcctctgcagctcctcctcactgcccagaacagggagccccacaggcagacacagcagcccagatggacccccctggcctgggctgcctctggcaagggagcagcaggaggcactgcaggagcctgcagacaattgctgcagcacttggaggatgatcctgctccccaagggccGTTCCCATGCTgccaagtcaggaactgcaatggggagtggggccagagaggaaagggcaaacagggatgggctgtttgcagggcagggaaacAGGGTTGGTCAAGAGGAAGAAATCTGGatcaggaaagaagaaaggaagcaaaGGTGAAGCtaaggaaatgctcagggcagtctgggggtggctgccaggcagccctggctctgagcaacagcgtctgcagtgggacaggaaactcccagctgatgggaacaaactttctggctgactgcagaggccagcacaaagctgagtgctttccctggtgtcccccagcccttgctggccccaggggctgatggcatttgtgctccctcaggttgatgtccccacagcaacagcatgggggtgctcccgcctgctgtgtgcaatgcaaacagaggctcctgagccagtgctgccgtgcctgtgcctgcaaggatgcggcacctgtgtgagctgggggagaggccagggctgcagagggggatggtgttggcagctccatgaggacgcTCTGGGACGATGCCCTGGGCTGTCCAGtgcactggggatggatcagcccctgctctgctgctccttcctgtcACCCtcagggcccttgcagagcaccagccatgctgtttgcccccagcctgcccacggccaccctggggctgctcacggggGTTTTCTGTGTTGAGCATTGGCCTGGCCgtgttcttgagagagcctgggcaaggagcctgcagcccccaggccctggcctgaggcgtcagcgctgccccagcagtgcccatggcctgtccctgctgcagccccggcactgccacccccagcactgtgcccggccccgagagcactcaggccctacagcaacaccagggccaccagggcagcggggcagggccccggcagcagcactggcaacaccaagtgctgctgctgctgctgggcacagctgctgggccagcactgatctgcccccagctctgcacacagacattgctgctgcagctccagagaaggcaacaaaagggcatctctgcagaaaactctgctgggaGATCCTTTAGTTCCATTAAAGCCATTGAGAGGGCAGCCCCTTATTGACAcagtctgtggccacagggCAGATGGGGAGAAgtaaaatgagaaatggcacaAGCAATGGCATTTCTCGGTggacaaaatttaaaaagtaaaaaaaaaaaaagaacctccAGAATGAAGCCAacaaaaagtttcaaaaatGACTTTTATTACAAGTGATTTGCAGAAATTTTACATCAGTTTAAGGTTCCTGAAAGCATCCACTCATCAgtgtccacactgcagccttgagctcctggttcctcaggctgtagatgagggggttcagaGCTGGAGTCACCACGGAGTACGGAACTGAGAGAgccagatccagggatggggaggacatggaggggGGCTTCAGGTGAGCAAACATAATAGTGCTCATGAACAGAGAAACCacggccaggtgagggaggcaggtggaaaaggctttgtgccgtccttgctcagaggggatcctcagcacagccctgaagatttgcacataggagaaaacaatgaacacaaaacagccAAGTCccaaaaagatggaaaacacaAGAAACCCAAGTTCCCTGAGATAGGATTTGttgcaggagagcttgaggatctgtgggatttcacagaagaactggcccaggacattgccatggcacaggggcagggaaaatgtattggccgtgtgcatgagagcattgagaaaggcactggcccaggcagctgctgccatgtgggcacaagctctgctgcccaggagggtcccgtagtgcaggggtttgcagatggacacaaagcggtcgtagcacatgaTGGTCAGGAGGAAATACTCTGCTGTgataaagaagagaaagaaaaagagctgagaagcacatcctgtgtaggagatggtgctggtgtcccagagggaattgtgcatggctttggggacagtggtgcagatggagcccaggtcagtgagggccaggttgagcaggaagaagaacatgggtgtgtgcaggtgctggccgcaggctacggcgctgatgatgaggccgttgcccaggagggcagccagggagatgcccagcaagaggcagaagtgcagcagctgcagctgccgcgtgtctgccaatgccagcaggaggaagtggctgatggagctgctgttggacattt is a window from the Motacilla alba alba isolate MOTALB_02 unplaced genomic scaffold, Motacilla_alba_V1.0_pri HiC_scaffold_28, whole genome shotgun sequence genome containing:
- the LOC119696339 gene encoding olfactory receptor 14C36-like; the encoded protein is MITFLTDPHAKALQMSNSSSISHFLLLALADTRQLQLLHFCLLLGISLAALLGNGLIISAVACGQHLHTPMFFFLLNLALTDLGSICTTVPKAMHNSLWDTSTISYTGCASQLFFFLFFITAEYFLLTIMCYDRFVSICKPLHYGTLLGSRACAHMAAAAWASAFLNALMHTANTFSLPLCHGNVLGQFFCEIPQILKLSCNKSYLRELGFLVFSIFLGLGCFVFIVFSYVQIFRAVLRIPSEQGRHKAFSTCLPHLAVVSLFMSTIMFAHLKPPSMSSPSLDLALSVPYSVVTPALNPLIYSLRNQELKAAVWTLMSGCFQEP